ggtctattattaaaaaattaatttttttgtaaacttctgtatttattcacttttttcaaaataattatacggcaTGTACACACTTACGACTATGACTATTATGTTAGAAATTATAATCCTTTTTACTCAAATGTTACGTATAGTTATTTTTTCGTACTTCATGTGCACtccactaatatgattggttggattaattttttttaatacctaactaatcatatcactgaaatgcataaaaatgattgaatataaaatttttgttttcaaaatatttattatttacctAATGGTCATAGGAGCAATAAATCCTACCCTCTCCTCCAGCTTTTTCCATCCTTCTTGATCCTCATCCATGGTGATGAGATTCAcgaccaaaaaaaataaaaaacatattcatattatgaaaaattaaaattgatcatGACTTCATGATCATTCTCTcatttgttgtaaaaaaaaaaaggagaaaacacCAATTAAACTGCAAATCAACTGTTGAGAGTTGGCtctttttatgataaaaatgacaaactatatattagtacgtgatgtaaaaagtaataagcagaatttttctcatttaagtGAGAAAACTGGTGAATGAGTTACCTAAAATGCAGATTACGATACGTGCACGGACCACACGACCTAAACATCCAATAAATCTTATCACTTAGATGTATGTTATCAAATGTgcttttttagataatttgaaatttttacaaatatGGTCATAACTTTTACAATTTTTAGATGATTATAATTGTCAAATTTTTATGAATATggtcataatttaaaaaaaaaatacttttttaatgtatttcctaacaattataacatatttaaaaatattttgaacataTAGTTACCagacaataaataattttttaatagtaaaacatattattagtttagagaGAGATTCCTCCTCTCTAAAAATCACCATCAAATCAAAAACTATGCAGTCCCTTCTTCATCCCTTCTCCCTCTCTTATCtagttttcttctttctttttcattttttggttattttttcatgattaagtATGCCGAAAGGCAAATCTGTTGCTCTTTGGTGTTTGGCAACCACCACATGCCCTAATGCAGGTTTCTCAAGACGCCAATCCTTCATATAGgtgaataattaaaatgaagCTATGCGTGAGCCACACGCACAGTCTAAAGTAGGCGTGTGAAATCCATGCGCTACCACAAAGAGTGCTCTTTTGCCGCCATGCGCTACTTTTTTTAGTCCAGATCTACTAATTACTTCAGACTTGATTAACCACCATACTCTCAGGGTGGCGGATAGCTCTTACATGCAGTCactttatttgtaattttttcctCTAAGGTTAAAAATGTGGATCTATATCTTTCTAgaatgtaatttatttttttcatatatctttaatttcaattatgtatgttgttttaaaaaacaaaaaaaacaaaaaaagatcaCAGTCTTTTGAACTTTTATCTATAAAGTATGTCATCTACTCCTCCTTAAACAGAGTATGGGATTCGtttaactctattttagatAGAATTGTGCTGTCTTTCAGACAATAGTCTATAGAAATTTACAGCATAGACTAGATCATGTCAGACATAATTGTATATTAAGaagttattaatattataattgacTTGTAATGTATGTTTCAAATTAAAGTTATAATgtatgttattaataaatacaatatattttattaaaaactaataaaacttattttataaattaaaaattctaaaattataagcTATATTACTCTCTTTAAATTCAAATAtgcaattaatattttttaagattcgAGTTGTAACAACTTGAGgagatattttttcaaaatgtctATTCTTAATTACCTATGGCAGTGGGCCCGAGTGCAATAAATCCTGGGTTTCTGTCATTTCAGGCATTTTGTATCCTTCTATATCCTCACCCGTGGCGATTAGATTCATGATTTTATCTGTAATGATCAGATCAATGGCCTCTattcctctttttttatttctacaAAAAGATGATTTcttttatgagaaattaaatcTGACTATGATTTCAGCCTCACATTTATAACTACAAAAAGGAGAAAGCACCAATCAAACTGCACGTCAACAGTCGAGAGTGGGCTTTTTTTAGGTGAGAAAACTGATGAATGAGTCACCTACAACGCGTAAACACCGACCACATGACCTGAAACTTACGTGTACGGGAGTACTAGATCATAGACAAAGGCATTTTACACCTCACAATCATACAAAAGATCACAACGcaacatttttatttctatcttGATTATGAATTCTGATTTTTgctgtttctatttttctttttaaataaataaacttattCCGGCTAAAAAATAGACAAggtataatgaataataataatattacgtACCATCGTGAACTATGCAAATGgtcgttttaaaaaacaaaaaaatttcttattaaaaaaattaattttctttttatttaaattctgtATTTACTTGCTTTTAAGTTCtactatatacaattatttttacgtacgtcttatatattctattaatatgattggttaagtagatattttatattaaaaaaataatataaccaatcatattaataaaatataaaaaaaatatataaaaatgattgtagATAGTATTTTTGACAGcggaatatataaatatatatatatatgaacagtaaaaattacaaatatctgAATTGActcaaccaaaaataaaaagcaaacatAAATATAAGGTACGACATTTTGATatcttaaaaagtaaaataagatCTCGAGGAAATTACTGTACGAggacgggaaaaaaaaaaaaaagatattacgTACTTGCTATTGATACTTAAAATTTTGTCTTATATTTGCATCGTTGCTCGCTAATGGTTCGATTGGAGATGTAGATATCGAAATCACAAGATGAGGACGTAGTGGcgtggatattaaaaaaaaggattttgACTTTTCCAGGAAGTTTGATGTAGGTGTTGAAGGGTAGGATACCGGAGGTGACATCGGAGTAAAGCTTAGTGTTGAAGAGCAAGCGGTCGGCAAGGACGGTGAGCGACAGGTTCATGTGCTTGGTTTCGCCAGCAGATATCTTGTCGGGGAGCAGAGGGGCTTCACCGACAAGCTCGCCTCTATAGTTGAGAATGACGGTGGAGTTGGAGTACTTGAAGCCGACCTTGTTGGGATTCTTGACGGAGACATCGACATCCAGAGTGACGTTCAAGCGCACGGCGAGCCTGGCAATGTCGAAGGAGAAGTCGAGGTCTTTGATGCTTAAGTCGTCGAAAGTTGTCACCGGACGCTTGGCTTTGAACACCGTGAAAGCCAATATGACAATCAATATCACGATGCCGATTGTAGTGCCGATCACCGCCAAACAACAAGTCTTTCTGCGCTTCCTAGATGAAGCCAGAGTTGGAGTACTCGAACTCCAACCACCTGCCTTCAAAGCTTTTCCTTCAACATCCATCACCGTGCTTTGCTACTAATGTTCTTCACGAAAACTTAAAAGCCTGAGCCtgcctatatatatactagttagaGGGCACGTGCAAGTTTCCAACAGACAAGAGATTCGTTACATATAGCAAGCAAAAGTCAGAAAGTTATAAATCGTATTTATCCAATACAGACCAAGAACCACCAAAGCATAAAAATCAGTCCATAAAAGTGTTATATACGGAGTGAAATAAGCACAATCCGTGACTAACAAATAGCCACACCCTCAATATGATATACAGGTCTCCATGATGAGTGACAATTTCATTTCTTTACTCAATCGTAATTTATTCTTTAGAAATATTTTCTACGAGTATAAATAGAGAAGTCACACGCATTAatcctttacaaaaaaaaaaaaaaaatacatgaaccCTATCTTAAAATCGTGGGAttcattttttaacaaagaattcGCACTAGATTTATCTATTTAGAACTTGTATCTACCCTTACTcttattttttcctttgttttctgaCGAACcaaacaacttttttttatcgGGTCTCATGAACCAAACCGCAAAACCAGTACAGCAGCTTCTAAGTGAAACATAAGCGAAAAAACTCGCAAATTAAATTCAGAAGCTTGAAGACTCATTGAGGCATAAATACCCATAGAAGTCCAAATCTGTAATGGGAATCAGAAAAACTTACCCCATGTCATGTAATACAAGAAAGATCCACGAACGTCGCCTTATCAGATCCGCTTAGAAATTTCTGGGAAAATTAAAGCTCAAAGGGAATCGATCCGATTCCAGGAAATTAATAAACAATAGAGAGCACTACTCATGTGTGCCAGGGAAAATCATGGGCATCAGGGAAAAACCTagaacaaacaagaaaaatattgagAAGTCGCcactgtgagagagagagagatgagatagAGTTATCACATATAGATATACTTGGCGAGTCTTGCGAACCTTTCCGAAGAAGAAGCCGACAAGAAGATATGGGAACAATTTCGTGAACAGTGCGGATACCCATATCAACGCAACACTCGCGGGTATTTATTGCAACAGATAACAACCAACAAGCAAAGGCTCCATAAATGCTAGCAGTATTCTCGTCCCCACAGTAACTACGCCGCGTATAATACTAATAGATAGATGCAGGCACGGCGGAGAAGATCATGGCGCGCATTTTGCATGGCCATTTAACTTTGGTAGCATAATTTGCACGCAAAGGTctcaaaatcttatttattgttAACAGCTAAACTATCATTTTCTGCACCTAATTGTTCAATTACGTACGTACCTTCCACGGCACCAACAATTACGGAAAACTAACTGTATTTTTATCTGGCCGACAAAAGTGCCGTTATAAATGTTAAGAACCATAAAGAATCTATTTTGAAGCCGCTATGTAGAGTAAATATGGTAAAAGTTTACaaggtataatttaatttaaaaaatttaagtttaaaattttaaattttacaaattaaaatttatcatttaagtTATATAGATCATGGTGTACTCCAAACACGCCGCTGTGcttaataatagaataactttaattaatataaataataaaatctatctctttttattagtttaaatttaattttaaaatgaaaaattttacttatcaaccCCACATCaatgtgtatttaaataaaataataaaaatgacaaatcacatgtTTATGTGTGGTGTGAAAATTATCAtcaatagcatttttcttttaaattaagtgATAATTATACATGATATCAGAGTATAAATCCTGAGattcattatattaaataaatattttacgtATTGAGTCACTTATAAAGGAATTAAGAGTGTCACATACATGAGAGAGAGTGaagacataaatataaataataaaattcacatcTTCCCAAAAGCTAATTAAAGTTTTTACACTAATATTGGTGATTTCACTAGAAATTGCATAGATAAATTATTTGgagataattaattttatagttCAATGAGAACTAAGTTTAGCTAAGAGCCTGATAGCTTGATAACATATGATCACATTTTCCAAATGGAAAACTTGGTTCAAAACCCCTAccatttgtatttaaaaaaaaaaaaacaagagagagagagagagagagagagagagagagagagagagagagagagagagagagagagatttgagacCCTACTTCGTGTGAGGAAAGGTATCCCCACTATATTCcgtatggaaaaatatagttgcaagcacaattgtgcaccaatatgatgtgattggtcaaaaaatagattttattgaaaacagtgttaatttaaattttaaatatgaataaatcagtattggtacacagattagtacgtgactgtgcttgtatgtagcaaaactcattccGTATTTACTCATATaactaatttctttttatttttgggtaatAGTAAGattaattcataataatatgGGTGAATATATATAACTGtttctttcttctatttttttgtatttttttcaaagcctCCCGCTAGTATATACGTTAAAACTTGCTTAATTAATACCTAACTATATATTCAGCGAATTGCATGAAAAATTGCtataagaaaaatcaatatCTATGATGAGTTATTTgcaatgaaataattatttgtaagaaaaatgagttttgctatatacaaacacagtcgcgtactaatttgtgtaccaatattgattcattcatacttaaaatttaaattaatattatttttaataaaatctattttttgaccaatcacattatattgatgtacagattagtacacaattatacttacaactatattttttcaataaaaatagagtcatcttatcaaaaaaataactcagcacaaataagtaattttgttttaatggaTGTAATTAAATTGATTCCTTTCGATAAATGTTAGCTGGGGGTACAAACTACTAATTTATTACGTAGCTCTCTTTCATAGCATGACGTAACtaactaaaatttgaaaaaaataattaaaaatagttCTGACCATTCTAGCTACTCAAATGCGCGCTTTAATTAAGCACACCCCAAGGGGCACCAACTACACCACATGGTTGATCGACCATCGCCTTTGGAATGGAGAGTCGACCACCGTTTCGTAACATAACTCTCGTGAGATAGGTTGATTTGGTTTGTGAGGGTGGCTGATCCAGAACAGTAACTGTGGTGTTGGGTATGTAGAGTTTATTGTGAAAACGAtacaataaagtaaaaaataaatacgaaaGAGAAATCAATCATACACAATACAaaaatttacgtggttcgacaaaTTATCTACGTCCACGAGAGCTGCAgagaatttttattattgagaaatCACAATACAATGGTACTTGGGCGATTACTGTTCTTCTACAGTACAACCatatgtcaaaaataacatatatattctcAAATGGCGGAAAAATCCTAAAATCTGTGTAAAACCAATTTGGCTCGAGCGGcatgtcgagcgcacgtcgagcaaACCTCCTTCCCGCAACcactcgagctcagtgtcgagctgCCTTCGAGTATTCCACTCTACCTTCTCTTCGCTTGAGCAGCCAATGCCTCCGTTAGAGCAATGTGGACCAGACTCTAcaatactcaacaattctcccacttggagactggtacactcacTATATCGccctcttcctcaaacatgatatccttcacctctgcaactcactacCCCTGTtttcatgctagaagaccaactgaaattGCACACAACTTCAGTTTTTCAAGTTTAACActctttgtcaacatatcagcagggttcttgatTTCACAAATTTTCTCAAGTAATAACTGTCcatcatctaacaatgatcgtatgaagtgatacctgatctgaatgtgcttgatcCTAAAATGAAATGCTAGATTCTTgacaaggaatatggcactctgactatcactgcaGATAGTGcatttctgattctttttacccTATTCCATCAAAAAGCCCTAcagtcatatcatctcatttgcagcctctgacactgcaatatactcagcttttataatagacaaagaaactgttttctgtagattaaAACCTATGACACTATAGTACCACCAAGAGTATAAACAAAGCTCGTGGTACTctttttattatcaatatctccagctaaatcagcatcaacatagccttGCACCTCTAAGATCTCTTCTGAGAAACACAAGCACGTTTCTGAAGAGCCTTTTAGGTACCTCAAATTccatttcactgcttcccaatgttgtttTCCTGGGTTACTAATGTATCTACTTACAACTCttactgcatgggcaatatccggtcttgtgcaaaccatagcatacataagtaaACTAATAGCTGATGCATAAAGAACCTTAcgcatgtaatcttgttccccCTCTGACTCAAGTGACTGATTCTTgttgagtctgaagtgactacCCAAGAGTGTGTCAattggtttggccttgtccatattgaattTGCtaagtacctttttcacatacttaacctgtgagagtctcaacatACCTCTAactctatctctgacaattcACAATCCAAAGATTTGCTTTgaagctcccaaatccttcattgtaAAGTGCTCTGACACCTGCTTATTCATATTATTGATCTCATTAATACTAACatctgcaataagcatgtcatccacatacaacaacagaataatgtaagaattgtcaagatgcctgacatagcaacagtgatttGCCTGACATCTGATATACCCTGCATTGCgcatgaagttatcaaatttcttgtaccactgtctaggagcttgcttcaggccatacaagctcttcttcaatttgCAAACtaaaccttcctttccctgtactaCAAACCCCTTAGGCTAGTGCATGTAGATGTTTTTTTCAAGGTCTCAATGAAGAAATTCACATCTAACTactcaagaaataaatcttcagtagcaacTATAAACGTACTATCttgatggttgtgatcttcaccacaggagaaaagatctcagagtaatcaataccctgcttctgctGAAAGTCTTTTATAATAAGTctggccttgtacctcttactgccatcatgctcagttttcaccctgTACACctacttgttgtgtaatgccttcttccctgatggaagttctgtcaactcccatgtctaattccctaacagggaatccatctcatctttcatggccaatttccacttgctagaatttttaTCTTGGAAggttttttcataattttgcgGTTCTCTACCATCTATCAACAGAATAGAAACGTTGTGAATGACATATAGTCCTAATTGACCCGCGAACTGCAGCTGTTGGAGTGGACGGCTCTGAAACTAACTGtagaataataggaatgggtgcactggaccaACTCTCACcctcactcacatctctaccaACATAATTCCGTATTAGCTCCCggtgggaaaatgtatggaaggaagccctgAATTTAGTATcaagtcatcaactggactatgaactgtaagcaatagtgcatcatgTACTTCTTTAGTTGCCACCTTAGCACTATCATTATCGGTCTTCTTAGGATTTTtacagtttttctttatgtggccagctttgccacaattccagcaagttgcttGATAACCACgtctcgacttgctcttgcccttgtgctttgattttgatattcctctgtttgaattcctgtcttgtgatctccctcgagaatcaacatttagtgCTAAACTTGAACCCGAGGTCTCACTTGAATCTTTCCtacgcacctcctcagccaaaatcaaatcacgaatatcatcatatttcaactTAGATTTACGGGCAGAATTACTTATAGTCATTCTAATGGCTTCCCCGctatttggcagtgaagccaaTAATATCAATACaggtatctcatcatcaaatttaatttcaacagacgacaattgattcgtgatagtattaaattattcagacattgtgcaacagacgtaccatttgccatcttcaaattgaataactttttcatcaattttaccttgttattcgctgacggc
This is a stretch of genomic DNA from Carya illinoinensis cultivar Pawnee chromosome 15, C.illinoinensisPawnee_v1, whole genome shotgun sequence. It encodes these proteins:
- the LOC122297536 gene encoding uncharacterized protein LOC122297536 gives rise to the protein MDVEGKALKAGGWSSSTPTLASSRKRRKTCCLAVIGTTIGIVILIVILAFTVFKAKRPVTTFDDLSIKDLDFSFDIARLAVRLNVTLDVDVSVKNPNKVGFKYSNSTVILNYRGELVGEAPLLPDKISAGETKHMNLSLTVLADRLLFNTKLYSDVTSGILPFNTYIKLPGKVKILFFNIHATTSSSCDFDIYISNRTISEQRCKYKTKF